A region of the Thalassoroseus pseudoceratinae genome:
CAAACGGCTTTCCGAAATGTTGGGAGGCGATATCGTCGTCCTACAGTCGGAACCAAACGAAGGGACCACATTCCGATTTTGGATGAACGTGGACTCCTTCCAGATCGATGCGGAAACCAGTGCGATAACGTCCGACGCCCCGCCGCGAGTATGGACTCTCGAACCGTCAACGCAACCAAGTGTAACCGCGACCAAGCTCGAACCCGGCTGCCGGATACTGCTCGCAGAAGACGGAATCGACAATCAACGCCTGATTTCCTTTATTCTCAAGAAGGCCGGTGCCGATGTGACGATGGTGGAGAACGGACAGCTAGCCGTCGAAACCGCCATCGATGCCTGGCAGACGGAGTCGCCCTTCCATGTCATCCTCATGGACATGCAAATGCCGATCATGGATGGCTATGAAGCGACATCATGCCTGCGTTCACGCGGGTACGATTGGCCAATTGTCGCACTGACGGCCCATTCCATGATCAGCGACCGCGAGAAATGTCTTGCGGCCGGGTGTGACGAGTTCCTCACGAAGCCCATTGATCGCTCGCGGATGGTTCAAGTTGCGAATGAGCAAATTCTGCGAGCCATGAGTCGGACCGCGTCCCAAGAAGGCAAATGAGCCGCGTGTCGAGCATCTGAACGTGCGTTTTACGAATGGTCGGCGGTTCGACCTACCCTTTGACGATGTCGCCGGTTACAATCTGGCAAATTGAAAATTCTCGGTTCCGCAGCGGATGGGTTCGTCGATGACGATTTCGATGCAAAAATACTTTGAGACCCGTAAGGCCGATCGGAAAAAAGAAACTCGGTACCTGGCGGTTATCAACAAAGACAATTGCACCTCCTGTAATGCCTGTGCAACGCAATGCCCGGTGGATTGCATCTACGAAGTGGTTGATCCGATTCCCTCGGAAAGCTACCACCAAATTGATACGTCTCGGTGCATCGGTTGCCAGCTGTGTTATCGGGTGCCGTCGGAGAGCAACGACCACTACACGCTGGAGATCTGCCCCTGGAACGCGATCGACATGCTACATAATCCGAATGTGAAGCCGTCGGATGAAAGCGTGCTGCAGCCGTATTGGGTCGGCGAAGACACCGACATGCCTTGGCCGAAAATCGAGGAATACGGCTACCAACTCCGCATGGATGGCGAGGTCTTCCTACCTACGAGCGAAACCGGTCTGCAAGAGATCATGGGCTGGCTGATGCGGAAGGATTGGTACTACGACGACGATGTAACCGTCGAAATCGTGCAAGAGATTTCCCGCAGCGATGACTACATCCTCTATCGAGCCACCGAAGACGGGCGCGACGTGCTCGACGTGGCATACGAAGATTACCAGCGAATCTTCCTCGATTGATCAATGGAAGATATCCGCCCAATGGAACTCTACAAAGATCTCACATTCGAAGCGGCTCATCGGTTGCCGAATTTGCCGGAGGGGCACAAGTGTCGGCGATTGCACGGGCATTCGTTTCGTGTGCGGGTTTGGGTATCGGGGCCGGTGGATGCGGAAACCGGTTGGGTGATGGATTTCTCCGAGATCAAGAAGGCGTGCGCTCCGCTCATCGATCAGCTGGATCACTACTATCTCAATGAGATTGAAGGGTTGGAGAACCCGACCAGCGAGAACATCGCGCGTTGGATTTGGCAGCGATTGGCAAGCCAATTGCCCTTGTTGGACCGGGTGGAAGTCCGCGAGACCTGCACGTCCGGCTGCGTGTACCGCGGCGAATGATTCTGGTATCGTGAAATCAGCCAGTGTTGCCGAAACTCGCGAGCGTTGTGGATAATCCACGGACAAACGCGTGTCGCAGAGTTGTGCCATTGGTTCAAAATGCTGCGATTCCCAAATCTCTGAGCGGGCCGGTCAGGAGTTTGCGATGCGTTGGGTGATTGGTTTCGTTCTGGCGATTTTGGTCGATTCCGTTGTTCAGGCTCAGGGATTCGCACCGGTTGGCGGCGGCGTCGCGGTGCAGGGCGGACAACAAGGCCAAGTTGCGGGTGGGCAACAGGGCCAGGTCGCCGGCGGTCAGCAAGGCCAAGTGGCCGGCGGAGTCGGCGGGAACGCGGGGGGCATCGACATTGATGCACAGGGTGTGGTCTCGCCCAAATTCGGTCAGAAGCAATCGCTCAAGCTCACGCAAGCGAAGATGCAAGCTTTGGCTGAGAAAACCCTCAACGCCGATGTCAATCAAACCAGCGAACTGCGAAAAATTTCCTTGGTTCGGATGGAACAAACCATCGAAAAGCATCTCACCGATGGGACACCGATTCCCGTTGAGATGCAGTTCCTCGCGGGGCTCACGCGGATCGACTATGTGTTCCTCGACGAAGACGGGAAGGACCTCGTCCTCGCGGGACCGGCGGAAGGGTTTGCACCGGATGATGTCGGTCGAGTGCGGGGCACGGAAACCGGTCGCCCGCCGTTGCGTCTCGATGACTTGATGATTGCACTGCGGACGTTGGAACGCACGAGTTCGCTTGGATGTTCGATCGACCCGGATGAACAACGTCTTGCTCAGTTGCAGCAGTGGGTGCGAGCGAATAGCACGCCCGCGTCCCCGGCGGTGGCGGCTCAGCGATATCGGGCGATGGCTCAAATTCTGGGTTTGCAGAACGTCCGCGTATGGGGAATTCCCGCGGATTCGCACTTCGGTGTGGCTCTGGTGGAAGCCGATTGGCGAATGAAACTCATGTCGTTGGGACTCGAACGTCCGCCGGTGAAAGGGTTTCAAAGCCAACTCGCGGGGGTCGGTCTCCGGGGCAACAGTATGCAACGATTTTGGATCACACCACTTTACGACGCCTTCCAAACCAACGACGACAAAACCGCCTACGCTATTTCCGGGCAGCGGGCTCAAGTGATGTCTCAAGAAGAATACGTCGACGGAGCCGGAAAACGCAGCGATGCCCCCTTCACACGGGTTTCGACGCAGCGGTTTGCCAAGAACTTCACAGAGAAATTTCCCGAAATCGCCGCCACCACGCCCGTATTTGCCGAGCTGCAGAATCAGCTGGATTTAGTCATTCTAGCGGCTTTGATGAAGAAAGACCGATTGCCACAACGGGTCGGTTGGCGGATGTCGTTATTCCTGGACGAACAGCGAGCTCACTTTGCCCGCATCGAACCGCCAAAACACGTCAGCACGGCGGCTAATTTCAAACGCGTTGGACAGACGCTGGTCGGATTGATCGGGGGCGGCGTGATTGTCGACCCGATGCAAACCATTCGCAACGCGGAATTCTCTACCGAAACCGCCGGTCGGCTCAACGGAATCCGCAAGGGCGCGCTGGAAGAAGCCGCACCAGAGTCGCATCCTTGGTGGTGGGACTGAAACCGGCCATCAATTGCCGTTAGTCGATTTCAAATCGAGATCGATTGTGTTGTGTCCGGACTCGACTGTGATCAGCTGAATCTCTTGATAGTATTCCTTAGGAAATTGCGGTCGTTTCGGTTTGGATGACGGGACTGGCTTGCCGTCCGGCCCGATCTGGGGCATCGTGTTGCTTCCAGAATCGTTTCCAGGAACCAATTGCACGCGATGCTCACCGGCTTTGATACCTTTTTTCTGAAAGCTGAAGGCAGCTTCGTAATGGCCGTCGGCATCGGTACTGGCATACGAAGGTGATCCGGTGCCGTCCGCTGGAGTGAACGAAAGATTGATGCCCTCTGGTGCGGGATTTCCATCAACCGTCACGGTGCCTTCGAGTGTCGACAAACCATTGCCACAGCCCATGAAACCTAAGACCATCGGTATGAGTAGTATCAATCGGTGCATGAAAAGACCTCGACGAGTGAAACATGGGACGCCCCGGTTGCAACACCAGGGCGTCCGTGACATGAGAAGAATTCGTAGGAACAGTCGTTAAAACTCGCCGTTGAGAGGTTGGCCGTCATCTCGGCAACCGAGCCGTTGATATAGACCGATAGTCGATTTGTCGATGTCGCCGAACGACGTGCTCCAGTGGTGTGGGTTGCCACTCTTGTCTAGACCATTGCTGTATTGGATAGTCTCGCTAATAAATCGCACGCTGCCATCAACCAACAAGAAGTTTGCACCGCCAGGGTGATAGCTGGAAAATGCCGAGTAATAGCGACCAGTCAAAGGTTGATTGAGTTTCATCAAGAACGAACGTCCCACCACTTTCGGTGAGGACCACGCGCTTTCGCTATTGACGTTGCCCACACCGACCCAATAACCCGCTTGGTGGTCCCAACCGCGTTCGCCAACAAGAAACGTGTTCGACGTGCCGTCGATGATGTCCGCAAACGTGGTCCCCTCTTGAGCTCCAATCGCTCCGTGTTTCTCGGAGACAGCTCCGCTCGCGTTCCAGTTGCTGTACTGATAAGCGTACACACCGATATAGTTGCTAACTGCGGGTTTCGTATCGTCGGGACCGCCGCTGTGACAAAAATCGGCGCTGGTGTTGATATCTCCAGGCGTGATGTCACTGGGGCAGCGGTAAATCGAAAGCGGTGTACGGATCGCTGCTACGATGTCGGCGGGCCAACTTGAAGAGTCGTTACCTGGAAGTGCTTCGTTGAATTCGCGTGTGCCGACACCGAGCAGGTTGTACAAGTTTTCTTGTTCGATAAATGGCAGAATTCGTGCCCCCCAACCCCAGGCTTTCGTCCAGTTCGCAGCATTGGCAATGTCATTGAAACTATAACCGGCGGGCAATTCTTGGTTGGTGTCATGAAAGTTGTGCATCGCGACCCCAATTTGTTTGAGGTTGTTCTTACACGACATCCGACGAGCCGCTTCACGTGCCTGCTGGACCGCAGGCAAAAGCAGGGCAATCAAAATGGCAATAATTGCTATCACCACCAACAGTTCAATCAGCGTGAATCCGGTACGCCGGGGGTTCAGGGCAGGTCTCATCATTAACCTCTAGGAAAGAAACAGGGCACAAAATAATGTAATACTGTGCACAATATCAAAAGTGATTGATGCGAAAGTATGGAAGGATATTGGCAGGGTTGGGGTATTATAGCAGGACATGAGGGTATGGAAACGAAAGAAACCTGCCAGCTAATTGATTAGCTGACAGGTTTCGGTAAAGGCAATGACAGCAACAAATTACGGGCGAATCCGCATGGTTGCTTCAGATTATCAGACGGCGATTTTGCCAGATTCGACGTCTGGTTGATTTGAATTGGAACTGTATTTGCGATCTGTATCAGTGCTCGCAACCGGCAGGGGCCGAACACCTCATTTATGAAATCTGCGGTTAGAATCCCGACACGATTCAAGATTTATTCGAAGTCGTCGGGGTCGAATCCAAGCTCGTCGGCGTCGGGTTGATAAACCAGAGCATCACGCAAATCGACGGCGCTGGTGGTGTTGTCCATGTCGTCGGAAATCGAGGCCAAAAGATTGGCGGTGCTGGCGATGTGCATAGCTGTCCTCTCTGGACCCGTATATCGAATCCGTCTTGAATTGAAATCGAGTTGAAATGTTGAGGTTGATAGGACGGTTAGCAAGCGGAGTGCCAATTCGAAAAATAATTTGGAAAACGCAGTTTTCGCTGGCGTTTTCGACATTTCCCGCAAAGTGACCGCAGATTGCCCAACCGGATTGCGGAACAAATTGCATTCGGAAAGACCAAATTGAACAAACTGAGACCGGACTACCGAGACACGGCTAAAATTCCCCTCGGAGATTCGTCTGTGCAGGATTGCGGTTCTGAATACAATCCGTGTCATGGATTCGCGGTTCGCTGGGGAAAAAGGATTCATCCGCAATGCGTAGTTTACTTCTACTGATGTGCTGGTTGGGTATGGTGATGGCTGGCTGCGCTCAACAATCGGGCGAGGATCGAGCTGCTTCAAAAGACGAAGAAGAGTTCCGCTCCCCGGTGGACCCTGCGGATGTGGACGTTCCCGATACGACGGAAGACATGGTCGAACCTGTCGTGCCGGAGGACGGAAGTGGCGAACCGAATATCGCGGGGCCATTGGTTCCGCTTCCGCCAGTTCCTGAACCGGCTCCTGAAGACTACCCAGACACCGAACCGCGAGTTCGCATGCGTCCGGACCGTCTCCCCGTCCGTGCAGTTCCAGACCAACCTCAGCAGCTTGCGAGTGAACCCCGAGAAATGATGGCCGCACCGGATCAGCCCGGCGTTGAAATGATGGCCCCACCCAAACCGGAAATTCTGGCACAACCGCCAGCCGAAGAACCTATCCCCGAAGAAATGGCTGCGGAAGACGTCTCGGAGGAGCCAGCCGAGCGGAGTCGGGTTGTTCAAGTCTTCTACGCAACGGATCGCAACCCTGAATCTGCGATTGCGTTAACTCCAACACGTCGATTCCAAATGTTCTACCTGCCACCGGCCATCGTTGGTGGTTTGGCCGGTCTGTTCGCGATAGCGATGCTCTTGCACCGGCGGCGAATTTTGCTGGGGCTGGGCATGATCGCCTGTGGCGGGGTCTCGGTGTGGATGTTCCAAGATGCCAGTTTGCAAGCTGAGGCTTGGGACCGGGCGGCGGATTATGGAGACCGTGTGTATGGTCCGAGTCGGCATGAAGTTGATGGTGTTCCTCAAATGGAATGGGGACGCTGCGAAGTCACGCTTCCGCCTAATCACCAGCCCGGCCAATTCGAAACCGCTTCGCTGATGCGAATGGAGTTCTCGCAGGACCCCCAAAAGCACATCGTACTACAACGCACCATTCGAATGCCCGAAGATGAGTTGCTTCTCGATTTACAGAATGTCATCGTCAATTCGAAACGACACGAGGCCTTCGTGTTTATCCACGGTTACAACGTGAGTTTCGCGAAGGCGGTTCGGCGGACGGCTCAGATTTGGTACGACTTGGAATTTGATGGAGCCGCATTGTGTTACAGTTGGCCATCGCAAGGTGAGACCGCGTCTTACACCTACGATGAAGCCAGCGTGGATTGGGCCGTATTGCAATTCGAACAAACGCTGAAAACGGTCATCGAAGAAAGTGGAGCCGAGAAGGTCCACGTGATCGCACACAGTATGGGCAACCGGATACTCGTCCAGGCACTCGAGCGGATGTCTCTCGAAAACAAAAGTTTCGGGTCCGAATCCCGGAAACTACGATTAGGGCAGATCATCATGGCGGCTCCCGATGTAGACGCCTCCGCCTTTCGCAATCGTTATCTTCCCGCCGCTCGCGAAATGGCGGACCGCGTGACCATGTACGCCTCGTCGAAAGACCGTGCTCTGATTGCGTCCGCGAAAATTCACGGGCACACACGAGCCGGGCTGTCCGGCGAGTACTTGGTCACGGTCGAAGGTTTGGAAACGATCGACGCTTCCGCGATCGACACCAGTCTGATCGGGCATTCCTACTATGGCGACAATCCGCTGCTGATCCATGACTTACGAAGCTTGATCGACCGAAACGCCCCCGCGAAAGCCCGACAGTGGCTCACCGAAGTCGCCAAGCAATCAACCTTACCGCACTGGGTGTTTGACCCGAATATCCTCGCAATGCAACACGAGTTGCTTCGTCGCGAATAACGGGCGAGTCATCGTTCAGAGTGTGAGAATGCACGGCTCAGCGGATTTGTGTCCTGGCTCTCGGAATGTCACTGTGCGCAATTTCGATTGTCAGCGGCATTCCTACGGTTAGACTAGATTGGTCTCGCATTCGTGCCGTGACCGGTGTTCTGAGTTCCTTGGAAGTTTTCGGATCATCGGACTCTGCCCAGCGGCAAGACATGAATCAACGAA
Encoded here:
- a CDS encoding Ig-like domain-containing protein, with product MHRLILLIPMVLGFMGCGNGLSTLEGTVTVDGNPAPEGINLSFTPADGTGSPSYASTDADGHYEAAFSFQKKGIKAGEHRVQLVPGNDSGSNTMPQIGPDGKPVPSSKPKRPQFPKEYYQEIQLITVESGHNTIDLDLKSTNGN
- a CDS encoding alpha/beta hydrolase, giving the protein MRSLLLLMCWLGMVMAGCAQQSGEDRAASKDEEEFRSPVDPADVDVPDTTEDMVEPVVPEDGSGEPNIAGPLVPLPPVPEPAPEDYPDTEPRVRMRPDRLPVRAVPDQPQQLASEPREMMAAPDQPGVEMMAPPKPEILAQPPAEEPIPEEMAAEDVSEEPAERSRVVQVFYATDRNPESAIALTPTRRFQMFYLPPAIVGGLAGLFAIAMLLHRRRILLGLGMIACGGVSVWMFQDASLQAEAWDRAADYGDRVYGPSRHEVDGVPQMEWGRCEVTLPPNHQPGQFETASLMRMEFSQDPQKHIVLQRTIRMPEDELLLDLQNVIVNSKRHEAFVFIHGYNVSFAKAVRRTAQIWYDLEFDGAALCYSWPSQGETASYTYDEASVDWAVLQFEQTLKTVIEESGAEKVHVIAHSMGNRILVQALERMSLENKSFGSESRKLRLGQIIMAAPDVDASAFRNRYLPAAREMADRVTMYASSKDRALIASAKIHGHTRAGLSGEYLVTVEGLETIDASAIDTSLIGHSYYGDNPLLIHDLRSLIDRNAPAKARQWLTEVAKQSTLPHWVFDPNILAMQHELLRRE
- a CDS encoding DUF1598 domain-containing protein — its product is MRWVIGFVLAILVDSVVQAQGFAPVGGGVAVQGGQQGQVAGGQQGQVAGGQQGQVAGGVGGNAGGIDIDAQGVVSPKFGQKQSLKLTQAKMQALAEKTLNADVNQTSELRKISLVRMEQTIEKHLTDGTPIPVEMQFLAGLTRIDYVFLDEDGKDLVLAGPAEGFAPDDVGRVRGTETGRPPLRLDDLMIALRTLERTSSLGCSIDPDEQRLAQLQQWVRANSTPASPAVAAQRYRAMAQILGLQNVRVWGIPADSHFGVALVEADWRMKLMSLGLERPPVKGFQSQLAGVGLRGNSMQRFWITPLYDAFQTNDDKTAYAISGQRAQVMSQEEYVDGAGKRSDAPFTRVSTQRFAKNFTEKFPEIAATTPVFAELQNQLDLVILAALMKKDRLPQRVGWRMSLFLDEQRAHFARIEPPKHVSTAANFKRVGQTLVGLIGGGVIVDPMQTIRNAEFSTETAGRLNGIRKGALEEAAPESHPWWWD
- a CDS encoding DUF1559 domain-containing protein → MMRPALNPRRTGFTLIELLVVIAIIAILIALLLPAVQQAREAARRMSCKNNLKQIGVAMHNFHDTNQELPAGYSFNDIANAANWTKAWGWGARILPFIEQENLYNLLGVGTREFNEALPGNDSSSWPADIVAAIRTPLSIYRCPSDITPGDINTSADFCHSGGPDDTKPAVSNYIGVYAYQYSNWNASGAVSEKHGAIGAQEGTTFADIIDGTSNTFLVGERGWDHQAGYWVGVGNVNSESAWSSPKVVGRSFLMKLNQPLTGRYYSAFSSYHPGGANFLLVDGSVRFISETIQYSNGLDKSGNPHHWSTSFGDIDKSTIGLYQRLGCRDDGQPLNGEF
- the queD gene encoding 6-carboxytetrahydropterin synthase QueD, with the translated sequence MELYKDLTFEAAHRLPNLPEGHKCRRLHGHSFRVRVWVSGPVDAETGWVMDFSEIKKACAPLIDQLDHYYLNEIEGLENPTSENIARWIWQRLASQLPLLDRVEVRETCTSGCVYRGE
- a CDS encoding 4Fe-4S dicluster domain-containing protein; amino-acid sequence: MTISMQKYFETRKADRKKETRYLAVINKDNCTSCNACATQCPVDCIYEVVDPIPSESYHQIDTSRCIGCQLCYRVPSESNDHYTLEICPWNAIDMLHNPNVKPSDESVLQPYWVGEDTDMPWPKIEEYGYQLRMDGEVFLPTSETGLQEIMGWLMRKDWYYDDDVTVEIVQEISRSDDYILYRATEDGRDVLDVAYEDYQRIFLD